TCCGCATGATCGCCGCCGAGGCCCCCGTCGTGTTCGCGCGCGCATGCGAGATGTTCATCCTCGAGCTCACCCACCGCGGCTGGGCGCACGCCGAGGAGAACAAGCGCCGCACGCTCCAGAAGTCCGAcattgccgccgccatcgcccgcACCGAGGTGTTCGACTTCCTCGTCGACATCGTGCCGCGCGACGACGCCAAGGACGCCGAcgcggccgccgcagcagctgccgcggctgcggctgccgggatcccgcgccccgccgccggtgtGCCTGCTACCGACCCGCTTGCCTACTACTATGTCCCTCAGCAGTAATGTATCATCGTCGCCTTCTTAGTCATTTCCGAAGCGCAGAATGTGTTGTCGTGTTGTTTCGTGACTGTCGTAGTTGCTACTGCTGTTGTTGCGGCGTAATAAGACTTGTTGATGATTGATGGGCCTCCCCCTGAGCTTAAGAATTGAGCTGTTTCATTCTAGAGTCTCGAGTAAGTTTGTTGTAATGGGGGATGCCCTTTGATTGGGTTGGTAGTGTATGCCTAAGCCTAACTCATCCGATGCTGTAATCCGACAAGTATTATGCGGGTGTTTGGTAATTATGGTGCAATTTCTGTTATTCATCTTTCTGTGTAACACCCTGACACACTGAGATACCGTGCAGTGGCAACTGCCACTCTGATCAGAATGTGGCTGTGTCATGAAGGTACTGTCTTGGTTTTATTGTATATTTAGTTAGCCAATGTTTGATACCACAAGCTTAAAATATTTAGATGATTTGAGCTCTGTAGAATGTTCTTCAAGTTTCAATTTCTTGTGATGTATACTTAGTTGCAGTTTGGCAAGCCATGGAATCCTTTTATGAACTGAAATTGGTTGATTGGTCAACGTGTTTCTTCTTTGTGTCGATATCTGGTAAATAGGATTTGCATTAGTTCTTGTACCTTTTACCTTTTAGATGATTTCCTTTTGTTGACACATATTTGTTTCAAGCTAGTCTTTCAATGGATATTATAAGCTTTGAAGTTTCTTTGTTTAAAAATCTTTTATATTCAAGCATCATTTCTTCATTCCTATTGATCAGTTAGTTCTGCAGTGTGGCTGACCTAGTGACCTGTTTATTGAAGGATCATTTACCTTATACTGCAGATTTGCGTATGTGCAGTCTTTATGCATTTCCTGTTATTTGCGCTTAGAATATAAGGAATGCAAACTATTGGAGCTTGAAATGGAGAATCTTACAGCTGTGTACGAAGGATAGTTTTTTCTCCTTCAATTTCtggtttttcagagttcacacTTCAGGCTATTGGAATACAAGTGTGGCTCCCCGGCAGCTGATTGGTCACCGAATCAATCACGGGTATTGGGTATTCGTATTTGTTTTCTTCTTCCACCAATGTAGTCTAACGTGACGATTGCTTATATGGAGCCATCGGTATTGTCTACATGCATTGGTCATACACGTCATGCATATTTGACATTTATTGGGCTTATTTTCTCCGAACATTTGGTGAtagttaaaatattttttcccaCCTGCTGGAGCTTGGTGATAGCTGAGATCTGATTTGCGAAGTGTGTTATGTTAAATTGGCCTCTTAACTTCCATACAGCTATTTGTTTCTACAGGAATCATGCAACTGCCATATGATGTTTGGAAATGTCTTCAGCTTTGCCTTTATCGGATTCCATGTTAGTTTGTGCTTACCTTGGAGAAGTGCATGCAGCTAGTTTTACTCTGCTTATACCCGTATCATTTTTCCATACCATCATACATGTATTAGTAGAATTTTGGCTTGAACTGGCTTGCTCTTTGGATTAGTGCATTCTGAATCAATAGGAACACTTTCATGCAGCTCATCATTTTGAATCACGAAGCAGCCACATGATGACATGATTTTGGAAATGTCTTCGGCTTTGCCTTCATCTATTTATCATGTTAGCTTGTGCTTATGTGAGAAGAAAAATACATGTAACTATGTTTAGTCTGCTCAGTTTTGGGTCAGTTTGAATCTGTTGTGCAATATGTATGTTTTTTGGACAGTTTTGGTTTGAGGTTGCTTGCACTTTGGATCATTGGATCCCAAACAAATAGGGACTCTTTTTCACACTCTCGCGCAAGGATGGCAAAAGCTTTGTGCACTAGGAATTCTTACAAGCATTGAACGCTTGTATTCTTCAAATTCAGATGGTTTTATAGTTGGGGACGGTGTTCATCTAGTTATTATCGTCAGCATAGTTTCCCGATCATGGGGTGACTCTAAGCTCAACTGATTGACCAGACTTCGTTTGCATACAATACTCTGCCATATTTGTACTAAACTAAGACCTATACTATCCTGATATGAATGGTGATGATCTCAGTGGGGGAAGCAGTCGTTGCATTGGAGTTTGCACCGTATGGTCTCCTTTATTGCTGAGGCTACGGTGATGTAGCGATGTAGTTAACTTGCTAAGCCAGGGGAGCAGAAGACGTATTTGCTCTTGTAAGACGTATTTCCAAGGACACGCAAACTCGGCCGCGCTCTCAGGTAGTCAGGTGGCCAGGTGGGTAGTGGGTGAGGGCAGCGATGGGCCGTCCCACCCACGAGCCCTCTACACAGATATAGAGCCCCGCGCCCGAGGTGGGCTGCATAGCCCATCGTTAACATATCTGGCACATTGAAGCTAAGCCTCTGCGTCCGGGACACTACGTCACCAAagtctttttttcttctctttcttcgaAATGGCGTCACTAAAGATTATATTCCGATCCTTTAAAAACAAATCACATTCCGACCGTCCCAGCTGACAGCTGCCATGCGCCGTCATCAGGCGGTTCGCCGGCGCCGTCCGCCCCGATCCCGATCAGCTAGCACACCTTCGTGTTCGTGTGCTTCATTTCTTCCTCGCCGATCGACGCGGGCGCAGTGCAGCGCGAGCGGGGCGCAGCATATCCTGAAGATTTTGTTCCAGGCGCTTTCAGTTCCATATCGCTCTCGATCTCCATCCCAAGTCAGTCTATAAATCCGGCGCCCTCCACAGTTGCTTCCTCACTGCATCCACACCCAAGAACAGCGAGTGTACCCAGCTCAAGGGGCGCGAGCTAGGTTTTGCTTGCACTGGCTCTCATGGCctgcctcctcgtcctcgtcgtcgccgccgcggttcTCACGGTGAACAATGCAGCATACACAGCTCTGAACTTAGACGCACATGCACATTGCTGGCCTCGTCAGTTTCCTGGCAAATTCATCAttccattcctttttttttttgttggtgcTCCTTGATCCTTTCAGGCTCCACCAGGGAAGCTGGCGCAAGCTGCCCGGACGACGTCGCCGGAGGCCTTCTGGCGCGCCGCCCTCCCCAACGCTCCCATGCCGGAGTCCGTCCGGGAGCTCCTGCGCCCTGGTGCTGGTGATCACAAAAAATTCGATATAGTTTTATTACGACCTTAATGCTGAATGAAGTATATAATAATAACGCCTCTATCTATATGACACGTGGCTGCTAGGTATGCACGCAGAGGTCAAGCCTCCAAGCGCTGACAGCCTCAAAGCTCGCGACGACGACCCGCCTCCCATGAACTTCAACTACGACGACTACCGGGCCTCGTCCTCGATGTCGCCTCGGGACGAGGCCGACACCGCTCCCGCTGCCAAGGCGGTGGAACACGCCTCCTCCACTGCCAAGGCGGTggagcacgccggcggcgcccggaacgccgccacggacgacgtcggcggcgacatcgcccgcgtgccgccgcaggcggcggtgttcttcctggaggatgcggtgcgcgtcggcgggagcctgccgttcccgcgcgcggcgccccacggcgaggcggcggcggcggatcagcAGGCAGCCCCGCTGGAGCTGCGCACCGTCCGCGCCGTTCGCGCCGTCGAGGGGTCCAGCTTCGTGCTGTGCCGCGGCGGGGCGCCCGgcggctccgccgccggcggcgccgtgtACGGGTGCCGCGGGGTCGTCGGCCCGGCGAGGGCGTACGTGGTGGACGTTGCTGCCGGGGAGCGCGGGGACGCGGTGATCGCGAGTGTCGTGTGCCACGCCGACGACGGCGCGTCCAAGTCGAAGctggggcacgcggcggcggctctccgCCTGCTCGACGTGAagcccggcggcgtggcggtctGCTACGCCGTGCCCGACGCGCAGATACTCCTGGTTAAGAGCAACAAGGACCCGTCCCCGGCGTAATACATGCTGGCGCTATGAACTTGTGATGCAGCAACGCTACTAGTACTACATCATTTGTAACGGTGTCGTGTTTGTTTTTTCCTTTTGGCGAAGAGCACGTGTGT
This portion of the Panicum virgatum strain AP13 chromosome 2N, P.virgatum_v5, whole genome shotgun sequence genome encodes:
- the LOC120661023 gene encoding BURP domain-containing protein 15-like isoform X2 — its product is MACLLVLVVAAAVLTAPPGKLAQAARTTSPEAFWRAALPNAPMPESVRELLRPGMHAEVKPPSADSLKARDDDPPPMNFNYDDYRASSSMSPRDEADTAPAAKAVEHASSTAKAVEHAGGARNAATDDVGGDIARVPPQAAVFFLEDAVRVGGSLPFPRAAPHGEAAAADQQAAPLELRTVRAVRAVEGSSFVLCRGGAPGGSAAGGAVYGCRGVVGPARAYVVDVAAGERGDAVIASVVCHADDGASKSKLGHAAAALRLLDVKPGGVAVCYAVPDAQILLVKSNKDPSPA
- the LOC120661023 gene encoding BURP domain-containing protein 15-like isoform X1 translates to MACLLVLVVAAAVLTAPPGKLAQAARTTSPEAFWRAALPNAPMPESVRELLRPGAGMHAEVKPPSADSLKARDDDPPPMNFNYDDYRASSSMSPRDEADTAPAAKAVEHASSTAKAVEHAGGARNAATDDVGGDIARVPPQAAVFFLEDAVRVGGSLPFPRAAPHGEAAAADQQAAPLELRTVRAVRAVEGSSFVLCRGGAPGGSAAGGAVYGCRGVVGPARAYVVDVAAGERGDAVIASVVCHADDGASKSKLGHAAAALRLLDVKPGGVAVCYAVPDAQILLVKSNKDPSPA